A stretch of Crossiella cryophila DNA encodes these proteins:
- a CDS encoding glycoside hydrolase family 3 protein: MGVFPASATPETAAEALTGEQAAATRMRGMSLEQKVGQLFVTYAYGPAADSAHPKNLAEYGVATPAEVVRKYHLGGVIYFNWTDSFANPKQVAALSNGLQRAAMSSGARLPLLISTDQEQGVVTRFSSPATLFPGSMALGAARDAGLARQAAEITGRELRAVGINQNFAPDADVNVNPANPVIGVRSFSSDPKLVAQQVTAQVKGYQQGRFGQSVSATVKHFPGHGDTNQDSHYTLPVINHTPEQWRQLDAPPFQAAIKAGVDSIMSAHIVTPKLDDSGEPATLSPKMLTGLLRGQLGYRGVIITDSLQMEAVRIKHPDAEIPVLALKAGADMLLMPKNLDVAIKAVLDAVRSGEISERRIDESLLRVLLLKIKRGALTHPLVDEAAVDKVVGIPAHLATAQQVTDRTVTAVRNDAGLLPLRAKPGKVLVAGSSSATALGQKLTARGVTPTVQVTGDKPTEAVIAKAVAAAEGQDLVLVLTNRATTDAQQRELVKRLVATGKPVVGVAVRDPYDVAIEDAKTWLTTYSATAVSMESLTKVLFGEAKPSGKLPVGVPVLGDPAQIRYPFGFGLTW; this comes from the coding sequence ATGGGGGTTTTCCCCGCGAGCGCGACACCGGAGACGGCAGCGGAGGCGCTGACCGGGGAGCAGGCCGCGGCGACGCGGATGCGCGGGATGTCCCTGGAGCAGAAGGTCGGGCAGCTCTTCGTCACCTACGCCTACGGGCCCGCCGCGGACTCGGCGCACCCGAAGAACCTGGCCGAGTACGGGGTGGCCACCCCGGCGGAGGTGGTGCGCAAGTACCACCTGGGCGGGGTCATCTACTTCAACTGGACGGACAGCTTCGCCAACCCCAAGCAGGTCGCCGCGCTGTCCAACGGGTTGCAGCGGGCGGCGATGAGCAGCGGGGCACGGTTGCCGCTGCTGATCTCCACCGACCAGGAGCAGGGCGTGGTCACCCGGTTCAGCTCGCCGGCGACGCTGTTCCCTGGCAGCATGGCGCTGGGGGCGGCCAGGGACGCCGGACTGGCCAGGCAGGCCGCGGAGATCACCGGGCGGGAACTGCGCGCGGTGGGCATCAACCAGAACTTCGCGCCGGATGCCGACGTCAACGTCAACCCGGCCAACCCGGTGATCGGCGTGCGCAGCTTCTCCAGCGATCCGAAGCTGGTCGCGCAGCAGGTGACCGCGCAGGTCAAGGGCTATCAGCAGGGCCGGTTCGGGCAGAGCGTGTCGGCAACGGTCAAGCACTTCCCCGGGCACGGGGACACCAACCAGGACAGCCACTACACGCTGCCGGTGATCAACCACACCCCGGAGCAGTGGCGGCAGCTGGACGCGCCGCCGTTCCAGGCCGCGATCAAGGCGGGCGTGGACTCGATCATGAGTGCGCACATCGTGACGCCCAAGCTGGACGACTCGGGTGAGCCCGCCACGCTCTCGCCGAAGATGCTGACCGGTCTGTTGCGTGGCCAGCTCGGCTACCGCGGGGTGATCATCACCGACTCGCTGCAGATGGAGGCGGTGCGGATCAAGCACCCGGACGCGGAGATCCCGGTGCTGGCACTCAAGGCTGGCGCGGACATGCTGCTGATGCCGAAGAACCTGGACGTGGCGATCAAGGCCGTGCTGGACGCGGTGCGCAGTGGCGAGATCAGTGAGCGGCGGATCGACGAGAGCCTGCTCCGGGTGCTGTTGCTCAAGATCAAGCGCGGTGCGCTGACCCATCCGCTGGTCGATGAAGCCGCGGTGGACAAGGTCGTGGGCATCCCCGCGCACCTGGCCACCGCGCAGCAGGTCACCGACCGCACGGTCACCGCGGTCCGCAACGACGCCGGACTGCTTCCGTTGCGCGCCAAGCCCGGCAAGGTGCTGGTGGCCGGGTCGAGCAGTGCCACCGCGCTGGGGCAGAAGCTCACCGCACGCGGGGTGACGCCGACCGTGCAGGTCACCGGGGACAAGCCGACCGAGGCGGTGATCGCCAAGGCGGTCGCGGCGGCCGAGGGACAGGACCTGGTGTTGGTGCTGACGAACCGGGCCACCACGGACGCACAACAGCGTGAGCTGGTCAAACGGCTGGTGGCGACCGGGAAACCGGTGGTCGGGGTGGCCGTGCGGGATCCGTACGACGTGGCCATCGAGGATGCGAAGACCTGGCTGACCACCTATTCGGCCACCGCGGTGTCGATGGAATCGCTGACCAAGGTGCTCTTCGGCGAGGCCAAACCCAGCGGCAAGCTGCCGGTGGGCGTGCCCGTGCTGGGCGACCCGGCGCAGATCCGGTACCCGTTCGGCTTCGGCCTCACCTGGTGA
- a CDS encoding carbohydrate ABC transporter permease yields the protein MSPPRWTGIGGRPMPPAGKVLAYTGLVALALLVLAPVLWTVLSSFKSSTELSLRPPRLLPESFRPDNYVDALGRFNFAVYLRNSVLVTVAATVLTLVVNTMAAYALAKYNFRGRTTLFLIILGTIMVPLQVIFIPVYQVVADLGLVNSLWGLIIPAAATPTGVFLLRQYMLTIPDELIEAARIDGAGEPRIFLRVVLPLCKPALAVVAIFSVVWRWNDFLWPLVVAQDEHTYTLQVALARFAAEEVVPFNLILAMSVVTMAPVVVVFLFMQRQIVQGIAQTGFK from the coding sequence GTGAGTCCGCCGCGGTGGACCGGGATCGGCGGCAGGCCGATGCCGCCTGCCGGGAAGGTGCTGGCCTACACGGGACTGGTGGCGCTGGCGTTGCTGGTGCTGGCCCCGGTGCTGTGGACGGTGTTGTCCTCGTTCAAGTCCAGCACCGAGTTGTCGTTGCGGCCGCCGCGGTTGCTGCCGGAGAGTTTCCGGCCGGACAACTACGTGGACGCGCTGGGGCGCTTCAATTTCGCGGTGTATCTGCGCAACAGCGTGCTGGTCACGGTGGCCGCGACGGTGCTGACGCTGGTGGTCAACACGATGGCGGCCTACGCGCTGGCCAAGTACAACTTCCGCGGCCGGACCACGCTGTTCCTCATCATCCTCGGCACGATCATGGTGCCGTTGCAGGTCATCTTCATCCCGGTCTACCAGGTGGTGGCCGATCTGGGACTGGTGAACTCGTTGTGGGGCCTCATCATCCCGGCCGCGGCCACGCCGACCGGGGTGTTCCTGTTGCGCCAGTACATGTTGACCATCCCGGATGAGCTGATCGAGGCGGCCCGGATCGACGGCGCCGGCGAGCCGCGGATCTTCCTGCGGGTGGTGCTGCCGTTGTGCAAGCCCGCACTGGCGGTGGTGGCGATCTTCTCGGTGGTGTGGCGGTGGAACGATTTCCTGTGGCCGCTGGTGGTGGCCCAGGACGAGCACACCTACACCCTGCAGGTGGCGCTGGCCCGCTTCGCCGCGGAGGAGGTGGTTCCGTTCAACCTGATCCTGGCGATGAGCGTGGTGACGATGGCGCCGGTGGTCGTGGTGTTCCTGTTCATGCAGCGTCAGATCGTGCAGGGGATCGCGCAGACCGGGTTCAAATGA
- a CDS encoding carbohydrate ABC transporter permease → MTGRRIGWGQRLAPYLFLLPNLLIFGVFTIYPALNSVNISFYESSNGRTFRPVGLDNYRRILSDEQFWSAAANTLVFVLAYVLISVLVALGVAVLLNRRLRGRGFFRATFFLPMVLSPVVVGLVWGWLLQGRGGLINTVLGGLGLPTPGWLVDPALAMVAAVGVGVWIHLGFYALILLAGLQAIDPHLHEAAALDGAGPWQRFRLITVPLLRPTTLVVLVLATIAGFQSFDFLYSLTGGGPLGATTLLVQYIYQRGFESPISYGLASAGSVLLFVVILLVTLVQFGLARRREAV, encoded by the coding sequence GTGACCGGGCGGCGGATCGGCTGGGGTCAGCGGCTCGCGCCCTACCTCTTCCTCCTGCCGAACCTGCTGATCTTCGGGGTTTTCACCATCTACCCGGCGCTGAACAGCGTCAACATCAGCTTCTACGAGAGCAGCAACGGCCGTACCTTCCGCCCGGTCGGCCTGGACAACTACCGGCGGATCCTCTCCGACGAGCAGTTCTGGTCCGCCGCGGCCAACACGCTGGTGTTCGTGCTGGCCTACGTGCTGATCTCGGTGCTGGTGGCGCTGGGAGTGGCGGTGCTGCTCAACCGGCGGCTGCGCGGGCGCGGGTTCTTCCGGGCCACCTTCTTCCTGCCGATGGTGCTCTCCCCCGTGGTGGTCGGCCTGGTGTGGGGCTGGTTGTTGCAGGGCCGCGGCGGGTTGATCAACACCGTGCTCGGCGGGCTGGGGCTGCCGACGCCGGGCTGGCTGGTCGACCCGGCGCTGGCGATGGTGGCCGCGGTGGGGGTCGGGGTGTGGATCCACCTGGGTTTCTACGCGTTGATCCTGCTCGCCGGGTTGCAGGCGATCGATCCGCACCTGCATGAGGCGGCCGCGCTGGACGGGGCCGGGCCGTGGCAGCGGTTCCGGCTGATCACGGTGCCGTTGTTGCGGCCCACCACGCTGGTGGTGCTGGTGCTGGCCACCATCGCCGGGTTCCAGTCCTTCGACTTCCTCTACAGCCTCACCGGCGGTGGTCCGCTGGGCGCGACCACGTTGCTGGTGCAGTACATCTACCAGCGCGGGTTCGAATCGCCCATCAGCTACGGGCTGGCCTCGGCGGGGTCGGTGCTGTTGTTCGTGGTGATCCTGCTGGTCACGCTGGTGCAGTTCGGGCTGGCCCGGCGGCGGGAGGCGGTGTGA
- a CDS encoding ABC transporter substrate-binding protein, with amino-acid sequence MRAVRGVGGLLALLLVLGACAPGVPEAAAPGDARPAGPDQLRGVELEYLYFTDGPDEIATRQTIEKFEVATGARVNLQLVAYSDLERTLQARIAAGKAPDVARTQDLNPYRADLLDLRPYLSDQTFPDAFLPDAARAVRGPAGEFLGVPSDLTLNGPFVNLDLFAKAGVPVPERWSWDELVEAAEKVRRVTGKPYAIAMDKSGHRLATMLSQYGTTFFDLDGRPALDVGKATEALKRFAGLHASGAMPTDFWLESGSRYKGANEIFLAQDAAVYLSGNWQVSQLAKASQFRFAAAPNPCAARCGGFPGGKYMVSFKQSKHPAAAAAFIEWMNGAQRQRELVAKAQFLPTRKDLVDPGISYPQRLEDMRIFLAEAKLVPAEAYTSNSSPAFARTANALRDEIARVLGGQSTPEEAARTVRQVSERAYAEVSGR; translated from the coding sequence ATGCGGGCGGTGCGCGGAGTCGGCGGCTTGCTCGCGTTGCTGCTTGTGCTGGGCGCGTGCGCGCCCGGTGTGCCGGAGGCTGCCGCGCCCGGTGACGCCCGCCCGGCCGGGCCGGATCAGTTGCGCGGGGTGGAGCTGGAGTACCTGTACTTCACCGATGGCCCGGATGAGATCGCGACTCGGCAAACGATTGAGAAGTTCGAGGTCGCCACCGGCGCGCGGGTGAACCTGCAGCTGGTGGCCTACTCGGACCTGGAGCGGACGTTGCAGGCGCGGATCGCGGCCGGCAAGGCCCCGGACGTCGCGCGGACCCAGGACCTCAATCCCTATCGCGCGGACCTGCTCGACCTGCGCCCGTACCTGTCCGATCAGACTTTCCCGGACGCCTTCCTGCCGGATGCGGCCAGGGCGGTGCGTGGTCCGGCCGGGGAGTTCCTGGGTGTGCCCAGCGATCTGACCCTCAACGGCCCGTTCGTCAACCTGGACCTGTTCGCCAAGGCCGGGGTGCCGGTGCCGGAGCGGTGGAGCTGGGACGAGCTGGTCGAGGCCGCGGAGAAGGTCCGGCGGGTCACCGGCAAGCCGTACGCGATCGCGATGGACAAGTCGGGGCACCGGCTGGCCACCATGCTCAGTCAGTACGGCACCACCTTCTTCGACCTGGACGGCCGCCCGGCGCTGGATGTCGGCAAGGCCACCGAGGCGCTCAAGCGCTTCGCCGGGCTGCACGCTTCCGGGGCGATGCCGACCGACTTCTGGCTGGAGTCCGGTTCGCGCTACAAGGGCGCCAACGAGATCTTCCTTGCCCAGGACGCCGCGGTGTACCTGTCGGGGAACTGGCAGGTCAGCCAGTTGGCCAAGGCCAGTCAGTTCCGGTTCGCGGCGGCGCCGAACCCGTGTGCGGCGCGCTGTGGCGGCTTTCCCGGCGGCAAGTACATGGTCTCGTTCAAGCAGTCCAAGCACCCGGCGGCGGCCGCGGCGTTCATCGAGTGGATGAACGGCGCGCAGCGGCAGCGGGAGCTGGTGGCCAAGGCCCAGTTCCTGCCCACTCGCAAGGACCTGGTCGATCCGGGGATCAGCTATCCGCAGCGTCTGGAGGACATGCGGATCTTCCTGGCCGAGGCGAAACTGGTGCCCGCGGAGGCATACACCTCCAACTCCTCCCCCGCGTTCGCGCGCACCGCCAACGCGTTGCGGGATGAGATCGCCAGGGTGCTCGGCGGGCAGAGCACGCCGGAGGAGGCGGCGCGGACCGTGCGGCAGGTGAGTGAGCGGGCGTATGCGGAGGTCAGCGGGCGGTGA
- a CDS encoding HAD-IB family hydrolase, with the protein MTEPRGDGISAGKRVAAFFDLDKTVIAKSSTLAFSRPFFQEGLINRRAVLKSAYAQFVFMLAGADADQMDRMRSHITALCTGWDVEQVRSIVDETLHDIVDPLVYAEATQLIGEHKQEGHDVVVVSASGAEIVAPIAKMVGATHSVGTRMVVTEGRYSGDVDFYCYGENKAVAVRGLAEEHGYDLSASHAYSDSITDLPLLEAVGHPTVVNPDRALRKLAAQRGWPVLTFSDPVSLRARIPTPSGATVAAAAVGLGVVAAAGAAWYGLRRHRRGRTGNSESGD; encoded by the coding sequence GTGACCGAACCTCGTGGCGATGGCATCAGTGCTGGCAAGCGGGTTGCCGCGTTCTTCGACCTGGACAAGACGGTGATCGCGAAGTCCAGCACGCTCGCGTTCAGCCGGCCGTTCTTCCAGGAGGGGTTGATCAATCGGCGGGCGGTACTCAAGAGTGCCTATGCCCAGTTCGTGTTCATGCTCGCGGGGGCGGACGCGGATCAGATGGATCGGATGCGGTCGCACATCACCGCGCTGTGTACCGGGTGGGATGTCGAGCAGGTTCGCTCGATCGTGGATGAGACCCTGCATGACATCGTTGATCCGCTGGTCTACGCCGAGGCGACCCAGCTGATCGGGGAGCACAAGCAGGAGGGGCACGACGTGGTCGTGGTGTCCGCTTCGGGGGCGGAAATAGTGGCTCCGATCGCGAAAATGGTGGGGGCGACGCACTCGGTCGGCACCCGGATGGTGGTTACCGAGGGTCGCTACTCTGGAGATGTCGATTTCTACTGCTACGGCGAGAACAAGGCCGTCGCGGTGCGCGGGCTGGCCGAGGAGCACGGGTACGACCTGAGTGCCTCGCACGCCTACTCCGACTCCATCACCGATCTTCCGCTGCTGGAGGCCGTCGGCCATCCGACCGTGGTGAACCCGGACCGTGCGCTGCGGAAACTCGCCGCGCAGCGGGGCTGGCCGGTGCTGACCTTCTCCGATCCGGTGTCGTTGCGGGCCCGGATCCCCACCCCGTCGGGGGCGACCGTGGCGGCGGCCGCGGTGGGGCTCGGGGTGGTCGCGGCGGCGGGCGCTGCCTGGTACGGACTGCGGCGGCATCGGCGTGGACGCACCGGTAATAGTGAGTCCGGCGACTGA
- the ssd gene encoding septum site-determining protein Ssd: MPETRPLVMVNEDTLLDEVLRVAAATGRDVECVPDLTAARQRWARAPLVVLDDDGLAQCANAGMPRRNGIYVLCRTDPPPEIWASALAVGAEQVSCLAEAEPWLSAALAKAEEVEDEPDGRVIAVLGGRGGAGASVFATALALTAADRGSPAMLLDCDPLGGGLELVLGGEKREGVRWSGITVNRGNLGSATLRNALPSFGRNQLTVLSCDDDTTELEPQAVDQVLDAGRRGGGTVVCDLPRHFDQPSRTVLDAADLAVLVVPAEVRACTAAARIAERTKQRGTPLAMVVRGPAPTGLSVRDVEAAVRIPALVTMRPFSGLEAALDTGGLPNRPRGPLARAARRVLDRADDGRG, translated from the coding sequence ATGCCCGAGACCCGCCCACTAGTCATGGTCAACGAGGACACCCTGCTCGACGAGGTCCTCCGCGTGGCCGCGGCCACCGGCCGCGACGTCGAGTGCGTCCCCGACCTCACCGCCGCCCGCCAGCGCTGGGCCCGTGCCCCGCTGGTCGTGCTCGATGACGACGGCCTCGCCCAGTGCGCGAACGCGGGCATGCCCCGCCGCAACGGCATCTACGTCCTCTGCCGCACCGACCCACCGCCGGAGATCTGGGCCAGCGCCCTGGCCGTCGGCGCCGAACAGGTGAGTTGCCTCGCCGAGGCCGAGCCCTGGCTCTCCGCGGCGCTGGCCAAGGCCGAGGAGGTCGAGGACGAACCAGACGGCCGGGTCATCGCGGTGCTCGGCGGGCGCGGCGGCGCGGGCGCGTCAGTGTTCGCCACCGCCCTGGCCCTCACCGCAGCCGACCGCGGCTCCCCGGCCATGCTGCTCGACTGCGACCCGCTGGGTGGCGGGCTCGAACTCGTCCTCGGCGGCGAGAAACGCGAAGGCGTCCGCTGGTCCGGCATCACGGTGAACCGCGGCAACCTCGGCAGCGCCACCCTGCGCAACGCCCTGCCCAGCTTCGGCCGCAACCAGCTCACCGTGCTCTCCTGCGACGACGACACCACCGAACTCGAACCCCAGGCGGTGGACCAGGTCCTCGACGCCGGGCGCCGCGGCGGCGGCACCGTCGTCTGCGATCTGCCCCGCCACTTCGACCAGCCGTCCCGCACCGTGCTGGACGCCGCCGACCTGGCCGTGCTGGTCGTCCCGGCCGAGGTCCGCGCCTGCACCGCGGCCGCCCGCATCGCCGAGCGCACCAAGCAACGCGGCACCCCGCTGGCCATGGTCGTCCGCGGCCCAGCCCCCACCGGCCTGTCCGTCCGCGATGTCGAAGCCGCCGTCCGGATCCCGGCCCTGGTCACCATGCGCCCGTTCAGCGGCCTGGAAGCCGCGCTGGACACCGGCGGCCTGCCCAACCGGCCCCGCGGCCCACTGGCCCGCGCCGCCCGCCGGGTGCTCGACCGTGCCGATGACGGCCGCGGCTGA
- a CDS encoding TadA family conjugal transfer-associated ATPase, whose amino-acid sequence MDKGLIDRVRGRLAQLGSRPTPANLADAIRAETGGLLTNADLLDTLRLLDREFIGAGPLEPLLRMDGVTDVLVTGPGRVWVDRGHGLTRTAVTLPDEEAVRRLAQRLALAAGRRLDDAQPFVDGWLPGGVRLHAVLAPIAAGGTCISLRALKPATHDLATLRDLGTFTESTENLLRRMMKARLSFLVVGGTGSGKSTLLNALLGCADPAERIVTIEEAEELHPAHPHVVRLVARPPNIEGAGEITLRELVRQALRMRPDRLVLGEARGAEIADLLAAMNTGHEGCAGTLHANSPTEVPARLEALAALGGLSRPALHSQLSAALQVVLHLRRDEHGNRALSAVGVLDRTDDYIRVVPVWQQNHGWTTAKTRLTTLLRTREPAPT is encoded by the coding sequence GTGGACAAGGGACTGATCGACCGTGTGCGCGGCAGACTCGCCCAGCTCGGCAGCAGACCCACCCCGGCCAACCTGGCCGATGCCATCCGCGCCGAAACCGGCGGCCTGCTCACCAACGCGGACCTGCTGGACACCCTGCGCCTGCTCGATCGCGAATTCATCGGCGCCGGCCCGCTGGAACCGTTGCTGCGCATGGACGGTGTCACCGATGTCCTGGTGACCGGCCCCGGCCGGGTGTGGGTCGACCGCGGCCACGGCCTGACCCGCACCGCGGTCACCCTCCCCGACGAGGAGGCCGTCCGCCGCCTGGCCCAGCGCCTGGCGCTGGCCGCGGGCCGGCGACTCGACGACGCCCAGCCCTTCGTCGACGGCTGGCTCCCCGGTGGCGTCCGCCTGCACGCCGTGCTGGCCCCGATCGCGGCGGGTGGAACGTGCATCTCACTGCGCGCACTGAAACCCGCCACCCACGACCTAGCCACCCTGCGCGACCTGGGCACCTTCACCGAGTCCACCGAGAACCTGTTGCGTCGCATGATGAAAGCCCGGCTGAGCTTCCTGGTCGTCGGCGGCACCGGCTCCGGCAAGAGCACCCTGCTCAACGCCCTGCTCGGCTGCGCGGACCCCGCGGAACGAATAGTCACCATCGAGGAGGCCGAAGAACTCCACCCCGCCCACCCGCACGTGGTCCGCCTGGTCGCCCGCCCACCGAACATCGAGGGCGCCGGCGAGATCACCCTGCGCGAGCTGGTCCGCCAGGCCCTGCGCATGCGCCCGGATCGCCTGGTGCTCGGCGAGGCCCGCGGAGCCGAGATCGCCGACCTGCTCGCGGCCATGAACACCGGCCACGAAGGCTGCGCGGGCACTCTGCACGCCAATTCCCCAACCGAGGTCCCCGCCCGCCTGGAAGCCCTGGCGGCCCTCGGCGGCCTGTCCCGTCCTGCCCTGCACAGCCAGCTCAGCGCGGCACTCCAGGTGGTCCTGCACCTACGCCGGGACGAGCACGGCAACCGCGCCCTCAGCGCCGTCGGCGTCCTGGACCGCACCGACGACTACATCCGCGTAGTGCCCGTCTGGCAACAAAACCACGGCTGGACCACCGCCAAAACCCGCCTCACCACCCTGCTCCGCACCCGGGAACCCGCACCCACATGA
- a CDS encoding type II secretion system F family protein has protein sequence MTPAAAFALALALLLWPPRTGHHRLSQLRPPPPRPRRTHPTRVLLLIPPIAAALLAGLGGLLAATALTWTLYRQRTRTNAIRRSRHADIARADALNLLVTQLRTGTHPALAAEAVAKEVDPAVAPTVTALATAIRLGSHADDTGNRLLRAWHTAHNHGIPLADLLDAERRDLAERTRFATQVEARLAGARATATILAALPVLPILLGEAMNAHPLHVLTTTTAGQFLLPLGALLICLGLEWSAHLTTNTTNPKAQARQQVSPPQPPPRTPPCPPRPQPPSS, from the coding sequence ATGACCCCAGCAGCCGCCTTCGCACTGGCCCTGGCCCTACTGCTCTGGCCACCCAGAACCGGCCACCACCGCCTGTCCCAACTCCGTCCACCTCCGCCCCGCCCACGCCGAACCCACCCCACCCGAGTCCTGCTGCTGATCCCACCGATCGCCGCCGCCCTGCTCGCCGGTCTCGGCGGGCTGCTCGCCGCAACCGCCCTGACCTGGACCCTGTACCGACAGCGCACCCGCACCAACGCCATCCGCAGGTCCCGGCACGCCGACATCGCCCGCGCCGACGCCCTCAACCTGCTGGTCACCCAACTCCGCACCGGAACCCACCCGGCACTGGCCGCCGAAGCCGTGGCCAAGGAAGTCGACCCCGCCGTCGCTCCCACCGTGACCGCCCTGGCCACCGCCATCCGCCTCGGCAGCCACGCGGACGACACCGGCAACCGCCTGCTCCGCGCCTGGCACACCGCCCACAACCACGGCATCCCACTCGCCGACCTGCTGGACGCCGAACGCCGAGACCTGGCCGAACGAACCCGCTTCGCAACTCAGGTCGAGGCCCGCCTGGCCGGCGCCCGCGCCACCGCCACCATCCTGGCCGCCCTGCCAGTCCTGCCAATCCTGTTGGGCGAAGCCATGAACGCCCACCCCCTGCACGTCCTCACCACAACCACAGCAGGCCAATTCCTGCTCCCCCTGGGCGCCCTGCTCATCTGCCTAGGCCTCGAGTGGAGCGCCCACCTGACCACCAACACAACAAACCCCAAAGCCCAAGCAAGACAACAAGTCTCCCCGCCCCAACCCCCACCCCGGACCCCACCATGCCCACCCAGGCCACAGCCGCCCTCCTCCTAG
- a CDS encoding type II secretion system F family protein, with product MPTQATAALLLALALLAYPTRPNHRTRLNLPPNPRPTRTIPVLPTLLGISIAAATLLNGLHPAISLPLAVAATATSHALLSRTPQPPPPDPLALATACDLLAACLRAGLPIPQALRLSAAELTGPPATALHDVAALLTLGATPTEAWTPATQLPALTRLARAARHTARSGAALADTATDLATQLRTETEQQAEARAQRATVLITAPLGLCFLPAFICLGVAPTIIGLAQTLFSH from the coding sequence ATGCCCACCCAGGCCACAGCCGCCCTCCTCCTAGCCCTGGCCCTCCTCGCCTACCCCACCCGCCCCAACCACCGCACCCGCCTGAACCTCCCACCCAACCCTCGCCCCACCCGCACAATCCCAGTCCTGCCAACCCTCCTGGGCATATCCATCGCCGCCGCAACCCTCCTCAACGGCCTACACCCCGCCATCAGCCTCCCCCTGGCAGTAGCAGCCACCGCAACAAGCCACGCCCTCCTGTCCCGCACGCCCCAACCCCCACCCCCTGACCCCCTGGCCCTGGCCACCGCCTGCGACCTCCTCGCCGCCTGCCTACGCGCCGGCCTCCCCATCCCCCAAGCCCTACGCCTGTCCGCAGCCGAACTGACCGGCCCCCCAGCCACCGCCCTGCACGACGTAGCCGCCCTCCTCACCCTGGGCGCCACCCCAACCGAAGCCTGGACCCCCGCCACCCAACTCCCAGCCCTGACTCGCCTGGCCCGCGCCGCCCGCCACACCGCCCGCTCCGGCGCCGCCCTGGCCGACACCGCAACCGACCTGGCCACCCAACTCCGCACCGAAACCGAACAACAAGCCGAAGCCCGAGCCCAACGCGCCACAGTCCTCATCACCGCCCCACTGGGCCTGTGCTTCCTCCCAGCCTTCATCTGCCTCGGCGTAGCCCCCACCATCATCGGCCTAGCCCAAACCCTGTTCTCCCACTAA
- a CDS encoding DUF4244 domain-containing protein: MRSEFLLPPNAFARFRHSDDGTITVEYAILISTCAAIAGVLLAFVTGGWLSEWIADMFRDSLEVKR, from the coding sequence ATGCGATCCGAGTTCCTGCTGCCACCCAACGCGTTCGCGCGGTTCCGGCACTCCGACGACGGAACCATCACGGTCGAGTACGCGATCTTGATCAGCACCTGTGCCGCGATCGCCGGAGTCCTGCTCGCCTTTGTCACTGGTGGGTGGCTCTCCGAATGGATCGCCGACATGTTCCGGGATTCGTTGGAGGTGAAGAGGTGA